The following coding sequences are from one Leptospira mayottensis 200901116 window:
- a CDS encoding enoyl-CoA hydratase/isomerase family protein, whose protein sequence is MKYQFLLTEQRDKILIITLNRPEKSNALNVQIRDELEDVFNTNAKNDAVKAILLNSSGKNFSSGYDLEEVVRTKLESFRHRILEYHYAIYSFPKPVVTILRGFASAGGFDLALCGDYIISEKKAILFRPEIRFGGPPLVTTLARKIGPSKALSLTLKGDPIRSSQALSLGIIDEIYEGEDVLQHAFQIASKLSQWDFNMLSVLKGIANNYFMGNLYENLKNEFDEFAVVLKDPQFYQRVQSYAETIRQ, encoded by the coding sequence ATGAAGTATCAGTTTTTGCTTACCGAACAGAGGGATAAGATTCTTATCATCACTCTCAATCGACCTGAAAAATCCAATGCTTTGAACGTACAAATCAGGGACGAACTTGAAGACGTATTCAATACAAACGCAAAGAACGATGCAGTAAAGGCGATTCTTCTCAATTCTTCGGGTAAAAATTTTTCGAGTGGCTATGATCTAGAAGAAGTCGTTCGGACAAAACTGGAATCTTTTCGTCATAGGATATTAGAATATCATTATGCAATTTATAGTTTCCCGAAACCGGTAGTTACGATTTTGAGAGGTTTTGCATCTGCTGGGGGATTTGATTTAGCTCTTTGTGGAGATTACATCATTTCGGAGAAAAAGGCGATCCTTTTTAGACCCGAGATCCGATTCGGTGGTCCACCTTTGGTAACCACTCTTGCGAGAAAGATCGGACCTTCCAAAGCACTGAGTTTGACTTTGAAGGGTGATCCGATCCGATCTTCTCAGGCATTGAGTTTAGGAATTATTGATGAGATTTATGAAGGAGAGGACGTTTTACAACATGCATTTCAAATCGCTTCCAAACTTTCTCAGTGGGATTTTAATATGTTATCTGTCTTAAAGGGAATTGCGAATAACTATTTTATGGGAAACTTATATGAGAATCTGAAAAATGAATTCGATGAGTTCGCTGTCGTATTAAAAGATCCTCAATTTTATCAAAGAGTTCAAAGCTACGCGGAGACAATTCGACAATGA
- a CDS encoding HEAT repeat domain-containing protein, which translates to MSSIAAAETLKDEFKENVLNFSKSQASAISEIRSKNRLDLVKELPSIFQNESVEEKVQIAILKLFAELDELDVLAPNWVGVLDSIFQKTNNVKLKKEILLLAEKKKEKRLIYSVIAAFNDPETSIRGLSYRLMYLLKDDRALPILLDMSLSKDPVQRMYFLESSLIIKDERIQNQIYKLANDESAGVRKKYLIVINRLGITEKFSQFQKSAISDPDDGVKMVALEILKNKKNRQNISLFYKGLTDPNPDIRRISLEALLLFQDKQGAKAISDQLTKEENLFLKARMIDLLLDLGNHGGGQGILTVLTGGEEEELRTKAAYAVGKLGVNIGSAELTKILSEEKEDSVKWQLIRSLGELKDKNVVSGLLMFARNSREKLNLRIEAVITIRIINDPESLSSIFEAYVSEREKTLRMELENTVREILNLKFPPKAP; encoded by the coding sequence ATCTCTTCGATCGCCGCCGCGGAAACTTTAAAAGACGAATTTAAAGAAAATGTATTGAATTTTTCTAAGTCTCAAGCTTCTGCGATTTCCGAGATTCGATCTAAGAATCGATTGGATCTAGTGAAAGAACTTCCTTCCATTTTTCAAAACGAATCGGTCGAGGAAAAGGTGCAAATTGCGATCTTGAAACTTTTTGCTGAATTGGATGAACTGGATGTTCTTGCACCGAATTGGGTTGGAGTTTTGGATTCTATTTTTCAAAAGACGAATAACGTGAAATTGAAGAAGGAAATTCTCCTTTTGGCTGAAAAGAAAAAGGAAAAACGACTAATCTATTCGGTAATCGCGGCATTCAACGATCCTGAAACTTCGATAAGAGGGTTGAGTTATCGTTTGATGTATCTGTTAAAGGATGATCGGGCTTTGCCGATTCTTCTCGATATGTCTTTATCCAAAGATCCGGTGCAAAGAATGTATTTTCTCGAATCTTCTTTGATTATCAAAGACGAGAGAATTCAGAATCAGATTTATAAATTAGCGAACGACGAAAGTGCGGGAGTGAGAAAAAAATATCTCATCGTGATCAATCGCCTGGGAATTACGGAAAAGTTTTCGCAGTTTCAAAAATCCGCGATCAGCGATCCGGACGACGGCGTGAAAATGGTCGCATTAGAAATTCTTAAAAATAAAAAGAACCGCCAGAACATTTCCTTATTTTATAAGGGGCTCACGGATCCTAATCCGGACATTCGCAGAATTTCTTTGGAGGCTTTGTTGCTTTTTCAAGATAAACAAGGGGCCAAGGCGATCTCCGATCAGTTGACCAAAGAAGAGAATTTATTTCTCAAGGCGAGAATGATCGATCTTCTATTGGATCTTGGAAATCATGGAGGAGGGCAGGGAATCCTTACCGTTTTAACGGGCGGAGAAGAGGAGGAACTTAGAACGAAGGCCGCTTACGCGGTAGGAAAACTCGGGGTAAACATAGGCTCTGCCGAACTCACGAAAATTCTTTCCGAAGAGAAAGAAGATAGCGTTAAGTGGCAATTGATTCGGTCTTTAGGAGAACTCAAGGATAAGAACGTGGTATCCGGGTTGCTTATGTTCGCGAGAAATTCCAGGGAAAAATTGAATCTGAGAATCGAGGCAGTCATCACAATTCGGATCATCAACGACCCTGAGAGTCTTTCTTCCATCTTTGAAGCTTACGTTTCCGAGAGAGAAAAAACGCTTCGTATGGAATTGGAAAACACAGTGCGTGAGATTCTCAACTTAAAATTCCCGCCTAAAGCTCCATAA